CATCTTCATATAAATGTGTATATAGAGATTATATCTTCTACACACTCAATTTTACATGTCAGTATACTTATTTTGTCATCCTAAAAATATCATAGGAGTGTTTCCTAACATTATGACTTGAGAGAGCGGACCCAATTTCACTTAACCATAGAAACCCCACGCCATAGCTCTATGTGCATTTCTCACATTTAACCTATCAGTTTCCACTTCCCATTTTCAGATCTCCTTCGGTGGGGTAATACCCAATCGGTATACAAGTTTTCTTTCTATGCTAAGTTACCGTTTTGCATGGTGCACCCTCATAAATACTTTTGCAGAACCTTACTTCAGAATAGGCATCTTATAATAGGGAAACTGACTTTTAATTTCAGTGAGATCAATATATAGGACTCTTGTTTGCCAATAAAATGCACAAAGTAGTTGACACAccccattttttatggcaaATAAAAGTTACTCCTCTTAATATTTGGAACTTGCTGCCATTCTCGTTGGGTAGGTTGTGcattaattttaaatgaaataggATTTGGATGAAAGTACAGGCTGATCTATGAACCCATGGATGCAATTTTTCCATCCTTTCCCTCAATCGATCTATCTTCCTTTTCAACTTTGATGCAGGAGGAGGACGTTGGCGGAAGATAGGACTAGgtaatttccttctttttttctagttaTCATATTGGCTCTGTTGACCTGAACAAACCAAACTATAACTAGGACAATTTGTTCTCCAGTTGACACTGTGGGGTTTGGTGGGACTGCTGttaactattttaaaagtttaagctattagatgaaagaGTGATTTATTAGTTAATTAGTCTATCACTCCCCCCCATGCTTCGCATGATCTTTTGCCTTGTACTAAGAATGGAAATTTAGTTTAAGAGGCAAATAAGACCCGGAAAAATTCGAATTCAGGACCTCCAGCTCTAATACCATATGAGATTTTGGTGAGATCACTGCTAATTGTTCTAAAACTTAAGCTGTTGGATAAatgtatagtttattatttaaatatttcattagacatgataaaacaaaagaaactggATCATCTTACTGCAGAAGTATCCTTTCTGGGTTATTATTGCATATTAATCTCACAGTGTCGATCAAATCAAAGTTGGTCGTACCAAAATCTTCTTACTTCGTCTTAAGAGCTCAACAATCTGTCCATGCTTCCAGCCAATATAATCCATGTCTTAGGAAACGACACAAAAGTTAAAAGCATATTCCTAAATAGGAAACGGGTTAATTATCACCTGGTGCATCAGGTATTGGAGTCGGAAGCTTGATCATCATCTTCTTGTCCCATATGATCTACTTGAAGAGGAAGAATGCTTCTTTGAAGTTCCGTTTGAGAAACAGCACCTCTCATCCTCAGTCCAATTCAGACATGGAAGAGCGCAATGTCTCCTTTGAAGTCCCCATTTTCAACAGTACCGAACTTGAAGTAGCCACAAACAACTTCGCTGCTTCCAATGAACTAGGAGACGGAGGTTTTGGAACTGTTTATTACGGTGAGAAAAAGTTCCTTCCCTATTCCTCCAAGGGATCTTCAACTGAAAGACATTTTCTACAATGTTCTTAACAGGAAAACTTCCAGATGGGCGGGAAGTAGCAGTGAAGCGCCTATATGAGCGTAACTACCGGAGGGTCAAGCAATTCATGAATGAGGTAGAGATCCTGACTCGTTTGCAACACAAGAACCTTGTGTCTCTATATGGTTGCACTTCTCGCCACAGCCGTGAGCTTCTACTTGTCTATGAGTACATCTCGAATGGAACTGTTGCCGATCATATCCACGGCAAGCGAGCAAACTCTTTTACTACATTGCCTTGGCAAATCCGTATGGGCATAGCCATAGAGACTGCTACTGCATTGGCTTACCTTCACGCTTCTGGCATTGTCCACCGTGATGTTAAAACAAATAACATCCTTCTCGACAAGAATTTTGGGGTTAAAGTTGCGGATTTTGGGCTTTCGAGGCTATTCCCCAATGATGTCTCTCATATCTCAACAGCTCTCAAGGGACTCCAGGTTATGTGGACCCCAACTACCATCGGTGCTACCAACTCACAGAGAAGAGTGATGTCTATAGCTTCGGAGTTGTTCTGATCGAGCTTGTATCATCCAAGCCAGCTGTGGACATAAGCAGAGAAAGGGACGAGATTAATTTGGCCGACTTCGCTATTAACAAGATTCAAATATGCGCGTTTGGGGAATTGATCGACCCAAATCTAGGATTTGAGTCAGATAGCGAAATCAATAGGATGACAACTTCGGTGGCCGAGTTAGCTTTCTTGTGCTTGCAACAGGACAAGGAAATGAGGCCTCCAATGGATGAGGTTTTGGAGGAACTGAAGGCGATTGCATGCAATGAGAATGATGCGGACATATTTGTTGACGTGGATGAGGGTGAAGTTGCCCTTGCTCCACCTTCTCCGGATTATGACGATTCACAGCTACTGAAGACTATGCAGTTGACCCATTCTCCAGTTTCTGTGACTCAAAAATGGGGTAGCAGCGGCAGTTCTGCTCCTGGTGTTGATATTTAGATTATCCATGTAGCCGTTTGTCGCATACTTTACACACGCATGAACGCAAGTGAGGAATCATAAATGATGAGACGTTACTGATTTAAGTGCCAGGTCAAAATCTGAAGGTATGGACATGGTAATAAAGCACTTTTGTCAATCTAGCTTGTACATGATATTGAACCTTATATAGGTTATTTAGTTTATCAGTTGTTTCATACTCCATTGAGAGTATCCAACACAACACATGGATATATTGGTCGGCCGAAAAAAAGAGTGGCGTATAAACGTGAGCAGATTCAACACATAGATAACAATTATAGGGAACTCTTCAGAGACTATCTTTCTTTATGTTTGGTTGTAACTTACACTGAACTTGTGTGATGCAATCATTCAATCTTACGACCATGGTGACTTGACATGTGACAACATGTATATCAGGTTTCTCGCAGAAATCAGCATGgggtgaaaaaggaaaagatgggATGGCTGTTACGGTCGATGTTCAATTCAAAGTTCTCTCCACTCGAACTAATCCATCCgcactctttttcctttctgcaGGGATCGGGAGATTGGATCCCCAGAAGTGCAAATCCAAGTTTGTCTATGGTTCAATTGATGATGTATAAGGAAAGATTATTCCGATAAAGACAGTCTTTAGTAATATCGTCATGATTCTCAAAGTCATGGCCAGTCGCAATACCAAATCAAATACAATGAGTggtaataaaaataaagataataatGAATAGAGGGTCCAATAGTAGGTAGAGCTTAATGTTCTTTCCATGACTGCCCTTAATTGAAACAGGTTGGAGAAGTaatttttggagggaaaatctGTTGAGTGACGGTAATGGTGGCTTTTCTATCGAATCCTTTCAATTGGCTAGAATCCATTACTTAAAGGGAACTATATTGTTCTCtccaattaattaataatctcAATTTTAGCTTGTCCATATAATTTTTGGTGTTTTCACAAGAATTAAATATGAGAGAAAGGAGAATACTCATCGCTAATAGTTTCGACGCGATGGATAGCTCAAAATCCCAAGTAGCCACAACCTTCCCTTGCAAAAGTCACCACTCTCAATCCTCAATGAgacattttcttaaattttccgTATTGTCTTCTAGCGATGGTTGTCCCGCCCGCGAGCCGTACGGATAGACCAGCATCAAGTCATGTGCAGGCCAGGGAGGACGCATATACAATTGGTTCTCTATTGGTGGGGCAGGCTTGGATAGGACAGGTCTAGAAATAAACATTTGAGTACGAGTCCTATCCAAAATGTAACATAACTTTTGGCTATCTCTTTAACTGCCCTTAGATTCTCGGCAAAAATTGAACCCCCAAATATTTATGACGGGGCGCAAATATAAGACATTGGCTTGACTGGATATAGATTCAATTGCTAGTGTTAGTAGTCTTAATCACAGGCAAAAAGCGATTCTCTATACATTTACGAGACTCTAGTCTGGTTATTACTCCGCTGCTACTGTAATACTACACTCTTATTCTCTTTAGGCACGCTCTCTTAAGCATGTGATCAGCTAATGGCATTGTTTGACAATATTAGCAGACGTTACGTAACTGATTTCGCACCAATTAAGCTCCGAGTGAGGGTAACGGCTTGAAAACTTCAATTGTCATAATCACTGGCTCAAACACTGCCTTCCTACAACTGATACTGCTGTAACTGTTCAGAGAGTAGTTCTTACATCTTCTCAAGAGACTTACCAAATGGATATGAGAGCCACTTCTAGGCCAATTAGCCTCTGATCTGACTGAGCTATAAGTATTGCAACCCATGAACTTGTTTTATAATCATTTGCTTTCTTTCCCTGTCCTTTATAAttgtttgtttcattttcaCGACTTGTGTTTCTTTGTGgaatctccccctttttatgGATTCAAATGTAGTTagaccttcttttttttttttttttttttggggagggggtCGTCTTTTGGTCCGTTTTGCTTATCTGCTTTAATATGTGAGGGTCACCTATAATTGCTTGGAAGGAAATGGAGTCGTCGAAAAGTCTTTCAATAACTGGTCAATGGGGGGCAAGAATTGTCGGAAGTTGACTGATTGGAGGTTTTCACTTTTTCATCAGCCTATCATTATCGAGAGGAAAGTAACAGATGGCATTACAATTCCACACGACAGACCCAAAACTTAATAATCTCCATTTGGGCGTCCCTGCCGGCTTTATGTGATCAGAGTCTCTTCAAGTCTTCCATGTCCTCTTTTCCAAGTCAACTAACGTGTTTATGCCGATGAAGAGGAGCAATCAATGTGCAGGAATTGCCAATAAGAAGGCCTTCCCTTGTTCAAAGCTGCTACATTGTAGAGCATCAatgtaaaatgaaaaatcttcctTTCTCgttaggaaaattgtccaaaaatttctaaatttattatacttttactAAATTAGTCATACacatttcaattttacaaattaagtaataaatatttttaacattttacaAATTGAATCAATCgatcaaatttgattggaaattgttgacgtTGACGACCAAGTCTTGACATGACactttttaatcatttttgaatttttattcttttcttatcttttttttttttttaggattttggAGAGAGGGCTGGCAAGGATGATCGGTGAAAACCTACGAGACAACGAGGAGGGCGTCATGGCCCTCGATAGCTTTGGGCAAGGGCTGCGacgccctcgctagatctggccgGGGGAGGGCTTGGCGTCCCTCGCCAATTCTAGGCGAGGGCTCATGCACCCTTGCTTTGGCCTGCGAAGGCCCTTATGCCTTCGCTGGCCCTCTTTccaaaaaccttaaaaaaaaagtattcaaAGAATTGTTAAAATATCATTGAAATATTACTTTAAAAATGCACGTCAACGCCAACTGTTAACGTCAAtaatttctgaccaaaattaCCCATATGAACTCAATTaccaaattgaaagatttagaactgaattgacaaaaatacaataagtttaggacattttgaataattttccctcTTTTGTTTGAAGCCTGGAAACCACGTGTAAAGCGTCAGCATGGTCGTGGGTCTATATTTTGCTCTTGAGCGAGTGCTACTTCACATTGGGTTGCACATCTTGCTCATTGCCATGTTAGCTAAGCCAATCAACTTATCACAATATCGACTTTGCGAACCCATGAAATGTTGAAAAGCATGTGGTTATGCAAGTAAAATAATCACTccttttataaacaatattacaaactcTCACACCATCACATTCACACACCCACTCACTTCACTTGCTTTTCACAcgtcactcactcactcactctaCAAACAACGCATATACACAATCTAACCCTCCTCACGTCACTCTTAGCACTCTGCACGCTACACACACCTCACACTCACTCACACTTCACACTTGAAGACCCAATCATTACATAAGATCCTTGCTCTTTTGTTTGAGGCGTGAACTCAAGTGGATGAGGCCAGACTATTTATAGCCTTCATCCACCAACTCTCTCAGCAAATTATCTCTGAACGAGAGATTTTTGCTTCCATCTTTCGTGTTGGATAATCTGCAACCACAAGTTCTacgtgttggagaaatctcagtgaaagtgtttagaagttgacaaaacgtatccatcagtctagtctgaaagtctgcagactctgttagttaaagtctgaagacttccggacagccagactcaagactcaaagtctatcctcattgacagtctctaatccgttgaagaaaggttatcccgaaactggatgttttgttcaggatttaaccttatcatctggagaagatctcgtggctggagaagacgtatcagaatcctttgattgatcaagtcgattcaatgactgaagattcgatgattatctaaatattattggaaggttctacttatggaaaccgagatcacgattgtatgggcgaacgggattgatgggctatcaacacgttcctttaatagctcgaacaatcttcctaattgattccgtccaacgggtagattggaggaattcctttggtaagtgccaacgggtatgatggcataaaggagtatataaggaagacgttcttagttgttcgaggtgtgcgcgatagaagaattccaagtctgaagctcctatttgtttagataaatcctttgagcgaatacttgtatacaaagagagtctatattcgtgagaaaccttgaggaggtgtggtagaacatctacctttgtggaatcaaggcaaagtgctgtaacttctcttttgatcatagtgaaatccagccggtggggccATCGGTGcggaaagagtggacgtaggcttggaataagctgaaccactataaatcctgtgttccaatttctctctctctacctcgatcgtatttcaatttgttaagaattgcttccgtatatcgataaattgtttgtgcgcctattcaccccctctaagtgtttatactagcaatatcaattggtatcgagcacattgtacttactttatttgaagtgttttacttcatagtaaaagatccatggctagtatcttTGGCACcgggggctgatggaagggcaaaacaataccagaccaccctactttgatggaaaggattacaacatcggaagaataagatgaaagctttcttacgatcaaaggatcctacggaatgggacgttgtagaaaaaggaattactcctaccctTTGCATCGgtctacgaaagaggaaaagaaagctgaagaatccagcggaatgtctcaggaagaaataaccaagagacaaacactcgatgcaaaagtaatttactccttatattgtgctttatcaccaactgaatataatagaatatcttcttgtggtacagcaaaaaagtttgggacagtgcatatcacctatgaaggaagatcgagtgaaggaaacaagaatcaacattcttctcggtcaatacgaagccttgagaatgaaaccgggaggatcaatatcgacatgtttagtcgtttacagatattgtgaatggtcttgaaaatcaaggtcaaccaacctgatcccatgaaggtaaacaagctcttgcgtggactctccggggattggaatcacataaagacttcgataagagagacgcagagaattatgccactatcggTGACGaggcgattggaactcttgagtctatgaagtggaaaggatcaatgaagatgaagatccaaaaggtaagaaatccattgcattaaaatcaaatgatgattcgatgatctgattcgaagatgatatggacgatgaggagcttgctctcatgataagaagattcagaaaactaaacgaaaaggaagaaggttcaactcaaaaaacaaagctttcaaagacagcagaccaagtacggtgatgatgaggaaccaaataaagatgtagtacgctttgaatgcaaggaaaagggacacatcggacaaCTTGTCCTcttacgaagaagaagaaaggaaaagctgaaaaatttcgaaaagctctcaaagctgaaactggggtgatgcgagtgtgaagaaagtgataatgaatatgccaatctatgtctcgatggcacaatcggactcgagaCTCTAGATCGGACTCGGGATCGGACTCaaacggtgaatttgaggcaagtaattttaaaattcctgtcaaagtttctaaatatattgatgaactatgctttagtcttaagacttctctcaaaagaatttccaaacaaaaaaaaaaaaagaaaactcagctctaaaacaaaaggaaaatgttttagtagaaagagttaaaagtctagacttgtctgtttccaatcttaaagaaaatgaagaaaatcttttaaaagaaaatgcttttttaaaaacagacttatcaaatatatcaaagaaattttctatagggtctaaaaaacttgagaaaattctttcagcacaaagaccttacttcaataagtctggtctaggtatgtgaagaaacaattcccttgattgattttcctaaagtaaaagaaagaattaagaaaaggcttccgagtgaggtttacaaaaatcacttcaagaaagtttttgttaaacctgtaggaagaaatgctctaagatgttctaagtgcaacagtccggatcattttgaaaaagagtgttctatggtatggaaacctattaagaaagtatgggctatcttgtttatcttactaacaccaaaggacccaagaaaatttgggtaccaaagaaagcttgagactttattttaaatgcggaGTCTCGTCAAGAAAcgaggtaaagtggtatcttgacatcggatgctcaagacacatgacgggagactcaaattgctttataaagcttgctcaagtaaatggtggaaaagtttcatttggaggaaacaacaaaggaagtattgtgggatttggaaccatgaaaattggaactctcacaataagtaatgtttccttagtagaaggactcaattacaatcttctcggcattagtcaattgtgtgatcttttggtttcaagatcttctttcagaaggaacatgttcgggaatcggtaaagactctactcgagtctttcatgggtcgaagacatggaaatatctatcttctagatatgaaaccaaatgaatcgcaatgccttatctcaattcaagacgaagcaagcttatggcacaaaaagcttggtcatgtcaacatgaagtaattagccaaaatctcatcaaagcagtttgttcgaggtctacccaaattgccataccaaaagactgagtcatgcactccatgtattctgggaaagcgggtaagaaattcttttaagtcaataaattatgtctctactaatcatgtactacggttctttgcatatggatctcttcggaccaaccagaactcgagtattggggtaagaagtattgcctagtaattgttgatgattactcccgttttacttgggtatatttccttgcaagtaagtcgaaaccttttcgtattttgaaaaatttgctaaaaaggttcaaaatgaaaaaggatgtgttatctctagtataagaacatatcatggaggtgaatttgaaaatcaagattttacaaaattctgtgatgaatcggctttaagcatgtgttctcctctccatatactcctcagcaaaatggagttgtggaaagaaagaacagatctcttcaagaaatggctagaactcttttaattgaaagtaaaatttcttctcgattttgggctgaagctgtttcaacagcttgctatatcatcaatagagtcttcttaagatctattcttcagaaaaccccttatgagttattcaaagaaaagaagcctattgtttcatactttcatgtattcagttgcaaatgttttatactgaaaaatgcaaaagatcgagttggtaagtttgaagaaagatcagatgaaggtatcttccttggatattctacatcaagcaaagccttcgagtctataacaagaagagccgtacgtagaggagtcaatgaatgtcaaatttcaagactcaacgtaagatgaatcaagtcgagactcatcaGAAGAGTCGAACTTTGCCTCCAgagaccctccaaag
The nucleotide sequence above comes from Eucalyptus grandis isolate ANBG69807.140 chromosome 2, ASM1654582v1, whole genome shotgun sequence. Encoded proteins:
- the LOC104435484 gene encoding LOW QUALITY PROTEIN: LEAF RUST 10 DISEASE-RESISTANCE LOCUS RECEPTOR-LIKE PROTEIN KINASE-like 1.1 (The sequence of the model RefSeq protein was modified relative to this genomic sequence to represent the inferred CDS: inserted 1 base in 1 codon), which codes for MGLQCTYTRGFVCTMFYIFFIAILKDPVKSSPNEVSYEACEPYHCRGNRVNISYPFYIHGDRRDLCGYPGFEITCEGPKTMYGSFSVKSISYNESSIELVSPQDPSCITDPSFYILPENIFLKKCASLPNLVFSYNCTNASFPFPTSTLNCTSNVTYNSSVALLLKPAGTPPPPSVLCQFFTMVPVQLEGRFSNQTIEDVDYKMLLEKGFRLRWDLFTDKKCIGCQESGGRCGRLRDTDFLCYCPHGFSHPKDCNSSDGGGRWRKIGLGIGVGSLIIIFLSHMIYLKRKNASLKFRLRNSTSHPQSNSDMEERNVSFEVPIFNSTELEVATNNFAASNELGDGGFGTVYYGKLPDGREVAVKRLYERNYRRVKQFMNEVEILTRLQHKNLVSLYGCTSRHSRELLLVYEYISNGTVADHIHGKRANSFTTLPWQIRMGIAIETATALAYLHASGIVHRDVKTNNILLDKNFGVKVADFGLSRLFPNDVSHISTAXQGTPGYVDPNYHRCYQLTEKSDVYSFGVVLIELVSSKPAVDISRERDEINLADFAINKIQICAFGELIDPNLGFESDSEINRMTTSVAELAFLCLQQDKEMRPPMDEVLEELKAIACNENDADIFVDVDEGEVALAPPSPDYDDSQLLKTMQLTHSPVSVTQKWGSSGSSAPGVDI